The DNA region CCTCTGCTGACGATAATGATTGAGATTTACATCCTTTCTTGAAGAAGGTGATCGAAGACCGGAAGGGATTCTCTATAGGTTTCACGATCTTCGGAGAACCCACCCTTAACCTCTCCTAAGAGGAGAACTTTCAAGATTTATGCGAAATGCCTATTAAATTAGCTTCGTTAGGCGATCGCCCATATTTTATTCAGAAAATCTCTATCGGCTCATTCGTTATCATGAATTGTCCTTCCTCACCAAAAACCTAAGGTGTATGTCGAATTCTAAGCATGAGCAAAAAGTATTAGCCGCTGTTTCCCAAGCCAGCGAACGATGGAAAAATGCATTTAATACTGGAGATGCTGCTGGCTGCGCCGCAAATTATGAGGATGATGCGACGATGCACGCCCGACCCTTCGGCACATTTACTGGGACTGAAGCCATCAAAACATTTTGGCAAGGATTGATCGATGGTGGCTATTCTGACGTTGAATATATCGAACCCAAAGTAGAAGTACTGAGTGAAACCGAAGCAATTCTGACATCAGGGTGGCGAATGAACAAAGCCTCTGGTGTTATTCACAAAGAGCTATGGGTGATCCAAGAAAATGGTGCAGCAAAACTCCGTGAGGATGATTTTGAGGTGATCGCCTAACCAATATCAAATAGGTTTTTATGATGCCGATTTCGATGCAATTGTTGTTGCTCATCCCGACAATTTTTTTTCAGGCGATCGCCACTTGGCTAGAAGATCAAGAATCCCCACCCGGACAACTCATTGATATCGGAGATTACCAGCTACACCTTTGCATTTCAGGAGAAGCAAAAGCTCATCCAACGATTATTTTCGACCATAGTTTAGGTGGAATAGAAGGCTATTTTCTGATCGAAGAATTATCGAGACTAACAAGAGTCTGTATCTATGATCGAGCTGGCTATGGCTGGAGTGATCACAGCCCAAATCCTCGAACTAGTGAACAGATTGCGAATGAATTAGATACCCTTCTGACCCAAGCAAAAATCGAACCACCATATATTTTAATTGGTGATTCTTTTGGCACTTATAACGTCAGGATGTATACCCATCTCTTCCCTGAAAAAGTTTTAGGAATTGTGCTCACAGATGGTCTACACGAAATAGGAATGCTTAATATGCCATTGGCGTTGAAGCTACTAAAACTCTTTTTCATTTCAGGTTTTTTTATGTCGACATTAGGCTCAATGTTAGGCATTATTCGATTACTCAATGTTTTAAAAATATTTGAGTTATTAAAGCCTGAGTTACGAAAATTCCCTCAACATTCTCTTAAGTTAGTGAAACGTTCATTTTGTCGCCCGAAACACTGGATTACGATGAGTCGAGAAATGATCAACCTAGAGGAAAGTGCACGTCAGGTGAGTGTCGCTAAAAACTTTGGTGAAATGCCCATTATGAGTATTAAAGCTAGTTCATTTTTTAAGCCTTCTTTCTTAACTCTTTTTATTCCTTTAAAAAAGGCAAATAAGTTACGAGATAGGATGCATCAAGAATTGTGCAAACTCTCAACAAACTGCACTCAAATTGAAGCGAATCAAAGCGGACATTTTGTCTGGGTAGATGAACCACACATAATTATTAATGCTGTAAAAAAATTGCTTGCTCAGATTCCAGAGTAAGGGAGGATACAAAAAGAGAGCTCAACATTTACTTGTCAAGATCTTGAAAATATTGATTTGGCGATTGAGTTTTATTTGGTTGCTTCTTCAACCCAACCTTTAACAGTGGAAACCACTTCATCTAGCGATAAATCTTGGCCATGCTGTAATTCTTCATCTTCATAAATCTCATATTTTTACGCCTATAACCTACTAATTCTCTCGATATTAAAAATACTTTAAATTTACAAAAAATTAGCTTCATAAACCCTTGAGAAATTGCGGATAAACTAATCTTTATTGGTAGAACTAAAATAGTATCTGTTAGAAAAATAATATGGATAAAATCAATCGTTTTTTATTCGATTTTTCATATGTTAGGAAGCTGCCAGAAGCCTTGGCACTATATCTCACTCACTCGGTACTATCGATTGGTGCGGTATGGATGTATAACCATGTGGGTAATAGCTCTATAGCAATTTCTAGTCGAGTGAGGTGCAATAGCAGCAATGTGTAAACCAGCATCGAATATCATCAAGGGTAATCTTGGAAAAAGCTACCTCAATTGCCTTGTCTAGAGCTAGATAAGTTCTTGCCCCGATACTTTTCAAGGTACTTTTCAACTTTGACCAGCAATTTTCAATGGGTGAAAAATCTGGAGAATAGGGAGGAAGGTAAATCAACTTAGCTCCCACGGCCTCAATCATTGTGCGTACTGACTCTCCTAAATGAATCGAACAGTTATCCATCACCACACATGCTCCCGCCCATAAGTTTGGTATTAACTTCTGGCTGATGAATTCTTCAAAGGTTAATCCATCCGTACTCCCCAGCAGATGATAATTAGCGACCATTCCCTTGAAGCCTAATGCTCCAATCAAAGGAACATTCTTGCCTCGTTTACTGGATTTCGGACTATAAGCTCGTTTCCCTTTCTCAGAACGTGCCCTCAGTCTTGTCATGGCTAAGTTCACGCCCGATTCATCGATAAAAATCAAGTTTTTCGCTAGAGTCGCTTGCATTTTCTGCCAAAAATCATATCTGGCTTGTTGCACTCGTTTTGTCGCCTTAAGGTCTGGATAGAATGTTTTTTGAGGCTATATCCCATTCTTCTTAAGGTGCGATGCATGGTGCTATTGGCCACACGGAGACCAGTGCGTTTCTCCATCTCATCACATAGTTCCGCTAGCGTCGCATCGTTTTTCTTGGTGAGCAACTGGCGCAATATTGTTTGATGCTCTTCGTTTAATTTGGGAGGTGTTTGTTGGCTTCGTTTTTTCGGAGCAATCGACCCTGTCAGTCGTTTTTGGTCGAGGAGCTTTTGTACAAAACTTTTCGCCACTCCAAATTGTCGGGCAAGACTACTTTGACTCACACCACCCCTTTCGTAGGCATCCACTATTTTCTGTCTTAAGTCTAATGAGTAGGCTTTCGGCAAGATGCTACTTTCTTCCTCACCAGTCAACTCACCTATACTACTTCATACACCTTGCTAGGCTGAAATTTGCTGTATAGAAACAGATCTACCCATAGCAGCTCTTATCTACACCGTTGGTATGACAGCCGTTGCTTGTCGTCAGAGAAATCTAGAGAACAGGCAAATTAGTTATCTTATTGCTACTGGTTTGTTAACTATTCTCGCTACTTCTGCTGGTGGATTAGTACCACTCTTCTACTTGGTTGCAAAAGATACTCAAAAGAAAAGTAAGAAGAGCGGCAAGACAAAGAAAAAGTAGGGCAAAACCCTGGTAAATTTGAATCATCTAAGCTGTTGCTTCTTCAACCCAACCTTTCACCGTTGCCACCACGTCTTCAATAGCAATATCTTGGCGATCGCCGTCCTTTCTTTTCACTACCTCGACCTTGCCATCCTTAAGAGATTTTCCAGTGACAATGCGGAAAGGAATACCAATGAGTTCAGAATCCTTGAACTTCACACCAGCTCGCTCTTTGCGATCATCGAGAATAGTTTCTACACCCGCCGAATTGAGTTCAGTATAGAGTTTTTCTGCCGCAGCCATTTGGTCAGCATCTTTAATATTGGGAACCACCACCACCGCATGGTAAGGGGCGATCGCCACAGGCCAGATGATGCCATTTTTATCGTAGGATTGCTCGACGGCAGCTTGGGCGAGACGAGAAACACCCACGCCATAACATCCCATAACCAAAGGTTGAGGCTTACCATTTTCATCCATAAAGGTTGCCCCCATCGCCTCGGAATATTTAGTGCCGAGTTGAAAGATATGACCGGCTTCGATGCCCCGTGCGGTTTGGAGAATTTGACTAGGGTCATGAACCGCGCGATCGCCAGCCATTGCGAGACGAATATCCACCTGCAACTTAGGCAGTTTAAACTTAGATCCCCAGTTTGCGCCAAGCACATGGTAACCAGACTCATCCGCACCTGTGACAAAATTCTTTAGCTCAACCGCTGTCTGATCCACCATCCGCAAAAACTTAGCCGCAACAGTCTTAGAGCCTTCGATATAGTCATCGGCTAAATCAGGTGAAATATAGCCGAGGGGAAGGGGTTTAGCCGCCCATTTTTTCTGAGCATCAGCATCGGGAACCGTTAACGCAATGATGGTATTTGCATCGTAATCAGGCGCTAATTTTGTGAGTTCGTTGGTGAGTTTCACCTCATTTACATCCTGATCACCTCGGATGGAAATCAGCACTAAAACCGTTTGCCCATTGTCGTAAACTACTTGATAGAGAACATTTTTAACAGTATTAGTCGGGTCACAGTCAACGGCTTTGCAGAGTGTTGCAATGGTTGCAGTGTCAGGGGTTTCGCGCTTTTCAAAACTAGAAAAAGGAGACTCTACTAAATCTGCAGGTAAGGAAACAGCTTTCTCTGTATTTGCAGCGTACTTCTCGTCATCGGTGTAGAGAATTTCATCCTCGCCAGCTTCCGCCAACACCATAAATTCCTGCGAACCAGACCCACCGATTGCTCCAGAATCCGCCTCGACAGCGCGAAACTCCAAACCACAGCGGCGCAACATATTGCGATACGCTTGATCCATATCTGCGTAGGTTTCCTTGAGACTTTCCTCATTGGCATGGAAAGAATAGCCGTCTTTCATAATGAATTCACGACCACGCATCAAACCGAACCGGGGACGAATTTCATCACGGAACTTCGTTTGAATCTGATAAAGATGTTGAGGCAGTTGGCGGTATGAACGAATCATATCCTTCGCCACGGTTGTAATCACTTCTTCGTGGGTGGGGCCAAGACCAAGTTCACCATCCACGCGATCCGTGAGGGAAAACATGATCCCTTCCGCTTTCGTATAAGTATCCCAACGACCAGAATCTTTCCAAAGCTCTGAGGGTTGAAGCTGAGGCAGAAGTGTTTCCTGTGCCCCGGTCGCATTCATCTCTTCCCGCACAATCGCTGATACTTTTTGGAGCACTCGCCACATCATCGGTAGATACGCATAAATCCCGCGACCAATCCGCCGAATATAGCCCGCCCGCAACAGGAGCTGATGGCTGGAAATCTCCGCATCAGCAGGAACTTCTCTGAGGGTGACAAATAAACTCTGGGAAAGGCGCATGATTTCTCTATTCTTTGGCGATCGCTATTGAACCATCGTTTATTATGGGTCACTTTTCGACATTTGGGATAGAGAATTATAAAACAATTTAAAAATAGAACTTCAAAACAACAATATAATCCCTAATTCAGAAAATACTTAGCAACTACTTTAAAATGAACCAAATCCGATCCTCTTCACGTAAATGTCATTACCTCAGCCTCAAACTCGAACATTCACTAGCCTAATCACAGATATATTAGAAGGACAGATTCAGATTCCTCAGTTTCAAAGAGATTTCGTTTGGACAATGCAGAAGTCAGCAGGTCTCATTGATAGCATCGTTAAAGGATATCCGATAGGGACTTTTATCTTTTGGCGAACACAAGAAAGACTTCGCTCCATCAAAAAACTTGGACAACAATCCCTCCCTGAACCTGATGAAAATCAATTGATTGACTATGTATTAGATGGTCAACAACGTTTAACAAGTCTCTTTGCAAGTTTACGAGGCATTAAGTTATATAGAGAAGGGAAAAAAGAAGACGATTTCTCCAAGATATTTATCGACTTAGAAGCTAGCAAGTTTGAACAAATAGTTGTCGTTAATGCTGAAGGGAAAGAAAAAGATCAACTAATAAGTATTTTGACTTTATTAGAAGGTGATTTCACCTCACTTGGCTTATATAAGTCCATCTATCATCCAAAGATTAAAGAATACCAAGATAGAATACGAAGCTATCAATTTTCAATTATTCAAGTTCAAGATGTCCCCATTGATATTGCGACAGAGATATTTACACGTATTAATGTAGGAGGAAAACCTCTTTCTCTTTTTGAGATCATGGTTGCAAAAACATATGATCATGAGAAAAAGTTTGATTTATCTGAAAAATTTCAGGAATTATTGGATGTTTTAAAACCTCTGAATTACGAAACCATCTCTGATGCTATTATTCTTCAGACTGTTTCCATGATTCTAGCTAAAGAATGTAATCGAAAAACGATACTAAAACTTGATAAGAATAAGTTTATTGAAGTGTGGGAAAAAGCAAAAGATGCAATTGAACGTTGTATAGAATATTTCAGAAGTTATTATAGAATCCCTGTTTCACAACTTTTGCCTTATAACGGGCTCATTGTGCAATTTTCATATTTCTTTTTTCACCACCCTGATAAACCTACAGGAGACAAGCAAAAATTCTTAGAGGATTTCTTTTGGAGATGTTCTTTATCTGGAAGATATTCGTCTTCTCTTGAAAGCAAATTAGCTCAGGATATTAAAAGAATTGATCAAATTTT from [Leptolyngbya] sp. PCC 7376 includes:
- a CDS encoding DUF262 domain-containing protein, with product MSLPQPQTRTFTSLITDILEGQIQIPQFQRDFVWTMQKSAGLIDSIVKGYPIGTFIFWRTQERLRSIKKLGQQSLPEPDENQLIDYVLDGQQRLTSLFASLRGIKLYREGKKEDDFSKIFIDLEASKFEQIVVVNAEGKEKDQLISILTLLEGDFTSLGLYKSIYHPKIKEYQDRIRSYQFSIIQVQDVPIDIATEIFTRINVGGKPLSLFEIMVAKTYDHEKKFDLSEKFQELLDVLKPLNYETISDAIILQTVSMILAKECNRKTILKLDKNKFIEVWEKAKDAIERCIEYFRSYYRIPVSQLLPYNGLIVQFSYFFFHHPDKPTGDKQKFLEDFFWRCSLSGRYSSSLESKLAQDIKRIDQILNDQLPTYDYAVDTSPDFIINNGWFSAGRSYIKAILSIYAYFQPQSFVDSSLVNISNYWLKQANSKNYHHFFPKAYLLKRQEDSFRINHILNITIVDDFLNKRLIRTKAPSLYMNDFKNKNKDIESAMKSHLIDIDGFGIWDDDYDVFFEERAKKVSEELSKRIIRQDGDLQDQSDLKDDYEEEPTITE
- a CDS encoding IS630 family transposase, which translates into the protein MQQARYDFWQKMQATLAKNLIFIDESGVNLAMTRLRARSEKGKRAYSPKSSKRGKNVPLIGALGFKGMVANYHLLGSTDGLTFEEFISQKLIPNLWAGACVVMDNCSIHLGESVRTMIEAVGAKLIYLPPYSPDFSPIENCWSKLKSTLKSIGARTYLALDKAIEVAFSKITLDDIRCWFTHCCYCTSLD
- a CDS encoding transposase, encoding MTGEEESSILPKAYSLDLRQKIVDAYERGGVSQSSLARQFGVAKSFVQKLLDQKRLTGSIAPKKRSQQTPPKLNEEHQTILRQLLTKKNDATLAELCDEMEKRTGLRVANSTMHRTLRRMGYSLKKHSIQTLRRQNECNKPDMIFGRKCKRL
- a CDS encoding alpha/beta fold hydrolase, translating into MPISMQLLLLIPTIFFQAIATWLEDQESPPGQLIDIGDYQLHLCISGEAKAHPTIIFDHSLGGIEGYFLIEELSRLTRVCIYDRAGYGWSDHSPNPRTSEQIANELDTLLTQAKIEPPYILIGDSFGTYNVRMYTHLFPEKVLGIVLTDGLHEIGMLNMPLALKLLKLFFISGFFMSTLGSMLGIIRLLNVLKIFELLKPELRKFPQHSLKLVKRSFCRPKHWITMSREMINLEESARQVSVAKNFGEMPIMSIKASSFFKPSFLTLFIPLKKANKLRDRMHQELCKLSTNCTQIEANQSGHFVWVDEPHIIINAVKKLLAQIPE
- a CDS encoding nuclear transport factor 2 family protein, whose protein sequence is MSNSKHEQKVLAAVSQASERWKNAFNTGDAAGCAANYEDDATMHARPFGTFTGTEAIKTFWQGLIDGGYSDVEYIEPKVEVLSETEAILTSGWRMNKASGVIHKELWVIQENGAAKLREDDFEVIA
- the proS gene encoding proline--tRNA ligase yields the protein MRLSQSLFVTLREVPADAEISSHQLLLRAGYIRRIGRGIYAYLPMMWRVLQKVSAIVREEMNATGAQETLLPQLQPSELWKDSGRWDTYTKAEGIMFSLTDRVDGELGLGPTHEEVITTVAKDMIRSYRQLPQHLYQIQTKFRDEIRPRFGLMRGREFIMKDGYSFHANEESLKETYADMDQAYRNMLRRCGLEFRAVEADSGAIGGSGSQEFMVLAEAGEDEILYTDDEKYAANTEKAVSLPADLVESPFSSFEKRETPDTATIATLCKAVDCDPTNTVKNVLYQVVYDNGQTVLVLISIRGDQDVNEVKLTNELTKLAPDYDANTIIALTVPDADAQKKWAAKPLPLGYISPDLADDYIEGSKTVAAKFLRMVDQTAVELKNFVTGADESGYHVLGANWGSKFKLPKLQVDIRLAMAGDRAVHDPSQILQTARGIEAGHIFQLGTKYSEAMGATFMDENGKPQPLVMGCYGVGVSRLAQAAVEQSYDKNGIIWPVAIAPYHAVVVVPNIKDADQMAAAEKLYTELNSAGVETILDDRKERAGVKFKDSELIGIPFRIVTGKSLKDGKVEVVKRKDGDRQDIAIEDVVATVKGWVEEATA